The Aricia agestis chromosome 3, ilAriAges1.1, whole genome shotgun sequence genome includes the window agtGACTATATTCTTGGGAAAAGCCATACCTAAGCTTAACTAGGGCATAATTAAAAATTTCCAAACGAATGAAATTACGGAATGCGGGCAACaacttatctatatattaatacgtgagccaaaaattttgtatcccttttgatgaaaaatggggaaacgtagatgaatgaaattttgcacagttatagtttatatggtgaaggagtgcatcgagctaatattattttgaaattatgcttttatcatacatttttttaacaaataaaacattacacacactacaacacacgatctaggaaaaattacagatttttgagtgacaagcctatacatacgaattatactcttttatttatggttgaagtctgttgacaacatagacttaatatatactatggttgacaacaaggtgacaaattgaaaatggattatagattttttgtttgatttgatgattgatgatttacggccattcccaatatttgatctatctctggtttatccctactagagatagaaatagctcacaattgacataaaatatatgtctctaatgtctaatgtgagctattcctatctctagtagggcaaaaccagagatagatcaaatattgggaacggccgttaatatttgatctatctctggttttgccctactagagataggaaaagctcacaattgacataaaatatatgtctctaatgtcttatgtgagttattcctatctctagtagggcaaaaccagagatatatcaaatattgggaacggccgttagacaatgcttacacggccagtctgagatcatctgagtcccagagacaagagttgaaaaaaaaatgataaagtcaatattttttttacaaaatataggtagtactcctaatgtcattgaaactaaaGTCGAATTtagaccattgggcgatctctagtaataattatgttttgtatCAATAGTGTACCTACataatgtttgttattttttattcaaacagCTTTGTTCAATTTATAATACGACGTATAAGACGTATCTAATAATAGAATATAGATGCTAAAACATTTCAGATACCCTGAATTTCAAATAAAGTTTTGGTGTTTTAAGCTGTAAGTAGCTTTGTAAAGCTTAGAATTTGTTACTCCTATGCGTTGCTAGGAATTATGCTTAGTAAATAATGGATTCTGACTTAATACCTCGGCTGAAACACGAAAGGTTTTActtagtaggtacttaagtaCGTCGAAATCTCTCTACTTTTGAGTAAAtctaaattaagaaaaaatgtagttgccaataataataataatatcatttttcattatgactaaaaaagttaaatctatacagggtgtaacaaaaataagtgataatactttaaggtgtgtacgtgttccttgtagagagttcactgtgaaagtagcagcgctgaaagatgattttttttttcacttttgtatggggaaactcgtgacgctcgggcccttgcccacacaaaagtgaaaaaaatgtttcgtctTTAAGGAAGGAACACGTaaacacccttaagtattatcacttatttttgttacacactgtagataggTGTTAATAAAAAGATATGAAGTGTAATAagagtattttattttcaggtgTTATTTACCACCACGCCTTCTCGCAGACCCCACAAAGGCCCGACAGAGTGCAGCCCGAGAACAAAAACTGCCGGGACACACAGACAGCTGAAACGCGCGACAAATATTACGTAAGTTGGTTCAAATCATGAAGATAGCTTTACGATAAACCTGTGACACTCGCttcataacctcctcctttttggattTCGGTTAAAAATAGTAGAAATTTCtgcttaaggcccagtagtccctgaaataagcaggtcgatgtctgtcagtacgaatatcgacgttaaggacattaaaataacattcatatcagcgcgccttgtacagtggctgttacgcgctcgccgcgtgccttgataatagaaatatattactaataggagtaaaaaccttttgtttttagtattacaaaaaatcaaatatatcaaatcgtttacgttaggttacgacatatatactacattttttggtttttctagaaagtgtgtaatttagccataaaatgatttaattataaaaaaacagcgttataacagtcatctttgagattttttaattttctcaattttaaaacggtacttattttatacttaaataatgacatttcctttactaaaaacgtattttaaaaaacccattttacgtagttgctacaaccacagcgccttaagggCGCGTTGTTCTGATGTAGCGTGACGAGGATTCAACGCGAATTTAGCACGTGCCGCTGGCGTTTTTCCAAATGCTACAGCAGAATACGCGTAAAATatgcgcacgtctgaacgcgcttTTTTGCTTTCCATATTTTGTGCCCCAGGttactattatttaattataaaaacttcaaaaatttGTATGCGCTCCATCTCAGATTGTAAGCATTGCTGACTGTCGTAGACCATTCGTAGCAGTTCGTAGACCTACATTAATACATACACATTTTCAGGACACAAGCTACAGTCGCGCGATACAAATGGACTGTGTGCACGCGTACATACCCAACGTAACCGACAGAATCCTCGTGCCAAGACCCTACGAGCCCTACGACGAGAAAATGGCACACCTCAATCTCAAACATTACGCTACGGTCATCCAAAGGGCCTTTAGGCGACACAGATTTAGGCAAAAAGTAAAAGAATGGCTTGAGGAGTGTttgtaagtattattttatggaTTTTCATAGACAAAcattgaattataataataatatctaatcattcttataaaagatttttttttcagagatAGATTAAGAAGGATTAGAGAAGAGGAAAGATTAGAACAGGAGGCAAACGAAAGACGACTTAGGAAAGATTTAATAACCAAAACTTTTCCAAGGAATCGAGAAGATTTTGACCAACTGTATGCCATGGTCGACAGATGGAAACATGCTGAAATAACCCGAATATCTCAGCTACACTCCAAGGGGCCTAAAATTGCTGAATTTAGTCTTCTACTCGACAAAGAAGTAGAATTGTTGCGGTGCATTGAAAGTTACAGAATTAAAGTCAAAGAGGACAGTCGTAAAATAAAGGAAAAACAATTCTTGGAAGAAATATCTAAACCTATTGCTTGGTACGGACGCGACGGCAAGGTGATCACAATGGAGACCATTGAAATACAAAAGGCAAGGGAGTTCAAGGAATTTTATAATTCGTACCTTCGCTGCGATATGAGAGTGAATGAAAGAATCGAACTGCTAGTCGAAATGAAATTCTCTTTACAAGAGTTCAACCACGACTTAACCGAGGAAATAATAGAACTTTTGGAGAGAGAGTGCGATCTTCTCATTAGAGGCTGTAACGATCATCAGCTGGAATTTTTGAGGCGACGCACAGCGGCATGTATATTCCAACTCATCAAAACGTCCGAACTGAATTCGGGCGTAACCAAATGCAAAGATATAAGGGACTACAGAAAGATGGAGAACAGCAAGCTGTATTTCTGCGAAATGTGCCACCAGGTTAAATCGTACACGGATTTTCCATTGAACACCAGAATGAGCGGATATCTAGTTTGTACGTCATGCTCATGGAGGGACGTGGCTGAGAAAAGTTGGATCGACATGACGCCTTACAAGTTCATTCTGAGGGCGACTCAAAGGGACGAAAGGAAACGGAAGTGCTGGGGTTCTCTTGCGTTCGTCCTACAGGAGAAGGACATATTTTACATCGTGGATAAGATTTGGCATTCGCGTTCGGCGATCAGCGAGTGCGACGACATGACTCAGCTGCGTCTGTGCCGATGGCGCGTGAAAGAAGACTGGTCACCTTGGAACTGTTTCCTGATAACCACCCAGGAGATGAAAGCGCACGTAAAACTGGTGAATCCTGAGCTAGTGTATGACGACGAGTTGATCAGAAAAGTGGTGAACAAGCATAAACTAGCCAAGGGAACCTTCGAACAGCTGATCTCAGTGAACCGGCGGTTTACGGAGTCTGGAGATTGGCATAACGTCCGCGCCGCTGCCACTGACAGGGTAGACGCTGTTGAGCCGTGTTAGATACGATTTATGATTGATTATTTACGAGCCGTGTTAGGGTGGATTGCACCTACTTACTTTatctataactttaactacaatgcaaaatgtcaaatctttggttaaagtcaaaaatggacgccaatcgccatatttaaccataaccatagagctcgacaaggctttaaatgcatatagcgaaaaaaggaactaacgctgtcatcatacaaaatgccatttttgacagttctcctttaccagcagcgcccccggccacgttcatttaaagccttgttggaccagcaacgtcttctgtgaaattgtgtggtcaaagttaaggttaaagttaaataattagcCTTAacttaaccataactttaactttaaccacgcctccaGGCTCTAGTGGAACCCACCCTTAGAAAGTATATTAAATCATATTAgaacaatgcaataattttacttttaacaaaatataccaAAATAAACTGTTAAGTAAGTCTTGAATTTATAGATTTTTAACTAGGAAACATTATGATGTCATGCTAAAAATACTAAGTTAAATACGGGATAACAATAACAAGAGTTAACTTAGCTCCACTAAAAATAATTGGTCatgtgcgagtcagactcgcgcacgaacggtTTTGTACCGATAGAAccgaattattaaaaaaaatgtgttttttttttttatgggagcccccttaaatatttattttattttattattaattattaaagtacaaatataattaaggattttgtaaataattcaaGTGCCTctctgttgctattattgattagGAGAAAAAacggccaaaaaaatcacgtttgttgtatgggagctatATGGGagccttaaaatatatattatatataaaataatcggCTACATTCGAGTGGGTAACACGTAGACAATAGTCTACGCATTACCCACTCGAatgtagccgaaacgtcgggagtATTAGTACAGTATGGTacagtgctccgcgacaaagtATTCGAAAGTTTACAAAGCATAATTCGCGATTCgcgaaaacaaatatttatggAAAAACTATGAAAAATAGAAAACTGTAGCTGAAAGTAAGGtcgttaataatataatacaatctATGGAGTGTTACAACAAAAACGCATCACGTATTTAAATCGTCCTTCTTTTAATAATTACATGTAATACTTTATAACATAATTACACgatacatttacaataataattttaagatatcaaaCTCTCGATCATCTAAAAAcaacatataatattacttaaaatgTAGTGTGATAAAAAAGTGATTTCTTTCAACGAAATGCATTAGAAGCTACGCTTATCGATACACCTTTAAGTCAATAAATTACGTAAATATAATTTAGGCGTTTAAGAAACGATAAAACTGTACAATAATTTCCCagtctataaataaaattcttaagTTAGTCGAGTACACCTCGCAAAAGACCTGCCACTTacaaaaaaaaccttaaaaataactAAAGCTGTCGCAGCAATTTTTCCACGTTCCACATGATACATAACATAAAAAAGGTAGGAGCCTTGAATCGAGGCCCCGCtgacatataaataaaaatcggaGAATAAAACTATACCTAACTGGCTCTAGTCACATAATGTGCCAAAATAAATGGCACTTAAATTTAACTTCAAAATTCATTGTAAGATTACTATAATTTTTCTATCGACAAATAAATACCATCtaaagtttaataaataagGGTAGCATTTTCATAGCGATCCGAAAGCCGACAAAGATTTTTATTGAACAGTATTAGTGAGATTTTTGTAGCTGCAATTTCAATCTTATTTTTGCGCGTGTTTCTTGTCTTGTCGTGGCTACAAATTGAACAGtaaatatacaaattattttcatagcaTCGAAGTTGGGTATCTTGGAATATAATATGCATCGGTACAGTCCCTGAGTAGAGGGAATTTGAGCAGTTGATATTCGCCTAGAATTAGGCGAAGATCATGTCAATTTTTATTCCCTGTATTCAGTAATCATACCAATATGAACAACATGTTGAATAAActacactagtttttattattcgtagctacaCCCATTgtgatgtagtttttttttttttgctaaataAGAAGCATAGTGCAAGTAAAACTGTCTTAAAAACAACAATGTTgtctttaaaagaattttactATCAAATAGTATAATATGTGCAGAAAGAAAAAGTAAACACAAATCAGTCAATGTCCTACGCTAATATAAACGTGTATGTTTAACCAAGACATATTATACTGTCACATAATAGTTTTAGAACGATAACAGGTTTTGCTAAACCgggtaaaaaatctaaaaaataatgtaccatAAAAACAATGTCAGACTTTCGTATATTATGCATAAACAAATTTTGTAGTGTCGATATGCACCTATACGCACAGAATCTCAAGTAACCTCAAATTGACCTAACCAACTCAACAGTATCTAGtaactaattttttatttacaataaagaTTGTGCCAACTCGATAAATTATAACTCTCGTCTATAATACAAGTGCCAACACAATATTCACATAGAACAATACAAATCTATCATACACTTACGCTATTTTTGCACTTTTATATTGCCACGCGAGTGGCTTAAACTCGGAAATATCTCAattttattaagattttataacaCCCGCGACCAACGACTAACATCTTACCAGAGTATATTTACAAGTTTCAAGGGAGGGGAGACGTTATTACAAAGGGGCCGAGCACTCGCTTGTGGAATTTATACATTTCGACTTAGGGCTTCACTTTGTCCATCGAATACAACATTCAATGAATACTCTCAGGTACACTAAACATTGGTTACGGTATTTTAAGGTGAGCGTACATCTGGCGGAGTCGCTATTtacgaatttataaataaaggcAAACTCGCAAATATTGTGGCTCGTGCGGCCAGATCTGCGGTCACCTTTTATTAGAGATTTTGTCActaacaaaatatttcatacaGGACTTTTCATTTGTTCGTCCAACAAACTACAGAATTTACTATCTAACATTTAAGTAGTCGAAAGAATGAACATCAAAGAAACGGACACAAAGACGCCACAAATTTACTAATAAGGACACATACAACACATAGTGATCAGTCgcctattatttattttagattcGCACTACATAAGgcaaatattaaacaatattgaCACTGCTGAATAAAATGCTTTGATGTATTCAAAGCATTTTATTCAGCTGGATCTGAATAACATGATGGTgactatttttatttgtttgttatggTAAAGTTAAAAGACATTTAGGTTTCAAAATATTAGAATGTTCTAAACTTTAGAATCAtgacaaaaattgtgttatggatttgatttaaaatttattgtaactgtactattttatttatctctTGTTTTGGAAAGGTATCAAAAAGTGTCTTATGACTTAAACACAAATGATATAGCAGCTCCTTTTTTAATGTCGTCGCCTCCTATAATAACTTTAGCTAAATCCATATTGCTCACCTACAAATTAAAAGCCGACTCTAAATTCCTTATAATCTTTCACTAACCTACACGCGGACGACGCTTTTCGCTAAGTGAACAGCTCTTTCGAGAGCTTTGTTATCGTTCTTTGCACTTTCCACAAATAATTTGTCTTTCTTCCACAAGTTATCGAAGCGTCAAGCGAGACAGCCCTAATGGTAGGGGTGTAGATGAGCGTGCGCGGGATGCATGGGGCTGGCGAGGTGCGCCAGCGACATGTCCTGGGGCACGTCGAGCGCGGGCGGGGCCTCATACCGTGCTAGCGGGGCCTCGTACCGCGCCGCATGCGGGGCCTCGTAGCGGGAGGCGTGCGGCGCCTCGTATCGCGCGTGCGGGGCTTCGTAGCGAGCGGTGGACGGGGCCTCGTAGCGGGCTGTAGGCGTGGCCTCGTAGCGTGCGGTGGGCGGGGCATGCGGCGCCTCGTACCGTGCGGCGTACGAGTCGGCGCTGTAGGGCGCGGCGGGCACGTGCGCTGCGTTCTCCTTGTCGCTGGCCTCCATGAACTGAATGATGCGCTGCGTCGACTTCACGTGCGCTACAATACCCGCTTCCGCCTGCAAACGCATGTCGAATTTTAAGAATGATGTAATCGAAGATACATTAACATTTTGACGATGTTTACCTATACATATTACtagctatagtctgtcaagaaagtcatgccaggcgggaaattttttaaatgaattaaaaaatatgaaaactttattaattcgagataaaaatgtgcaaggtgacaatatttaaaatgtaataagcgttctctgtggagatacaaagaaaaaaatacacattttaagcgtgattacgtttagaaaattttcccgtctgtcatgactttcttgacaggctataaagCAGAGCTTTGTGAAATCTCGCGTCGTCAAACCTTtactgactgatgatgacacatttacatataaaaaaccttgactgactgatgataacacattatcatataaataaaaattactatgttaaagcacaaatcaatatcCGTAAAGTATGATAAATTATCAAAGCAATATCCGTAAAGTATGATAAAtgggcggcgaaattgacttattcctatcttccaacctagccatccaccacttaagtttgagaattttaccagctaacctaccttaagtttgctagtgaaaatatttgagtattttacttaaatatttctcTCATTTTCCCCTAATTACATTAAGCCGCTCCAGGCaaaatgatctttgcctggagcagctaaatggctagatcgggtcctgGTAGACAGACAGAGGTATGTCTGTCAgtccgtccatctgtccgtccaGACTTGGtccagacagatggacagacacactttcgcatgttGAATATAATAAAGTTATACTTACACTGGCGGTGAGGGACAGGAAGTTGTAGTACTTCCTCAAGGTGGGCAGCAGCGGCGCGAAGGCGGGCAGGCGCGGGCGTAGCGCGTCCACGCCGACCGCCACCGCCGCTTGACCCAGCACTAGGGCCACGTACGCGCCCACCATCGTGTGCTCCATGTGCGCGCCCGCTCGAGCTAACACTGGAATAAATAGCGCTGATTGGTGATTTCAAAACTAAAGATAAACTAGGACTACTAGCAgggtgtactatcagagaagttgatataggaatcaacttctctgatagtacacctTGCTGCACTTTGCAGACGGGgcacctacgtagtttggtcgcgttagatcacagctaacattgaattgtcaTGATCTGACCAAACaatgttggtctttcaactgcctaggaatcaatttcctcgattatattttaatttgctcGGTACCTTGAATTTTCCATGttgttttcttaaatttttcttTCATAAGAACCTTTCTTAGcaaatacaacaaaaaagaaataCCGAAGTTGGTTCAGCTGTTCAAGATtagcgcttagcaacacattctgctgtttatttctatattatagttaagcacacaacaaaaatataagAGATTCACCTCGATTATATTCATGTCGTTGGCTAAGCGGATGTCATTTACAATTGTCCACCTAAAGGTGATCGTACATTTATCAGCAAC containing:
- the LOC121740248 gene encoding IQ and ubiquitin-like domain-containing protein, whose amino-acid sequence is MDVVDTIRTSSQSVKGTASCQCELGREKLLTAPPYKQVSIPDNESVNSRLQTAPCARDLQQNRCPISHIIITFKSPLKPNETYTKVFPATTPIKQVKRKLSKLIAVSNNNILLTKNRHVLKEATLLSDLKSDAYGNVVIDVFTKNSEEFSLSAIPKDSYVHDIFYAMVPKKFLPFIAIKFKVKCQNGVFTRSYHSNMTIQEIKKNLGGIFQTRPDNLVILRGGDTLENDVALCNLDYDRYGIVDVELFTTDNTYLNLNNLYKEVPLNDIIQVVVPLDNAIKNVNVEVYSETIKKPFLGGYRNIHTGVIYHHAFSQTPQRPDRVQPENKNCRDTQTAETRDKYYDTSYSRAIQMDCVHAYIPNVTDRILVPRPYEPYDEKMAHLNLKHYATVIQRAFRRHRFRQKVKEWLEECLDRLRRIREEERLEQEANERRLRKDLITKTFPRNREDFDQLYAMVDRWKHAEITRISQLHSKGPKIAEFSLLLDKEVELLRCIESYRIKVKEDSRKIKEKQFLEEISKPIAWYGRDGKVITMETIEIQKAREFKEFYNSYLRCDMRVNERIELLVEMKFSLQEFNHDLTEEIIELLERECDLLIRGCNDHQLEFLRRRTAACIFQLIKTSELNSGVTKCKDIRDYRKMENSKLYFCEMCHQVKSYTDFPLNTRMSGYLVCTSCSWRDVAEKSWIDMTPYKFILRATQRDERKRKCWGSLAFVLQEKDIFYIVDKIWHSRSAISECDDMTQLRLCRWRVKEDWSPWNCFLITTQEMKAHVKLVNPELVYDDELIRKVVNKHKLAKGTFEQLISVNRRFTESGDWHNVRAAATDRVDAVEPC